In Rhinolophus sinicus isolate RSC01 linkage group LG18, ASM3656204v1, whole genome shotgun sequence, the sequence GTGGGGAGGGCAGTTCCCCACCTCACCCTGGTGTCACCAGGCCATTGTGGTTCTACCTGCTGTCCTGGGAGGCCTGCGTAGGGCCCTCCtttctccagcccccttcccagaACCCCATGTGTTGGAACATTCCAGGACTCTATGACCTGTGTTGGTAGGTCATGCTGGAGCCCTGACCCCCAGCAGAGCAGCGGGGGCCTTTTTGAGGTGGGGGCTCCCTGGACTGGCCGTCCTCCCTGGCCGTGGCTGCAGCTGAGAGAAGGGTCAGGAGGTAGGGTACCTGTGTCACGTCCTCCAGAAGGCTGtcctgccctctcccttcctAGCCAGACAGAACTGAGACCTGACACGGAGTGCGAGGGGAAGAGGTTTTGTCCTTTGGGGGGAAGAATCAGGCTTTGCTCTTGGGTGGTTTgggttgggggcagaggggaCATTGCTGCGTGATATAGATTGAAAACTCCCTGGGGCCACAGTTACTGTAAATGAGGGAAGCAGGGTGGTGAGCTGGGGTTTCAGGCTTGTCAGAGCTGCTAGTTTGTTTTCTTGAGTAGCTGGAAACCTGGGTGTTGAGGCAAACTCCTGGGATGTTTAAAAGATAGCTCACGTTTTAAACGTGAAAACCCCGTGTGAGCCACATAAAGCCCATTGGGGCTGCTTCTGTCCCCTCGCGGTGTGAATGTGGCTGAGGTCTGAGGTCAGGCCCCTCCACCTCACCTCGAGTCCCTGAGTGACGCCCACCCAGTGGCCCCCACTTGCAGCTGGGGAAATTGAtcccagagagagaaaagtagGCAAGGCCTTCTGGCTCTTGGGCTTTGCTCTTTCCTCTTGACCTTGAGCCAAGGCTGTGTTAGAGCAGGCACCTTCATAGGCACACGCTGGGTGCTCGTTGGGCCCAGTGGCCATGTCCTGCTCTTGGCAAAACTGCCAGAGAGGCAGTCTCTGTGGTCTCCAGCCCTGCAGCCGGCTCTGACCACACCCACCCATGATGGTGGGTCATGGGGGAAATTCAATATAGTAGCCAGTGACCCGGATGGGGTGGAAATTCACTTGGAGCACGGATCTGAGTGAGGGGCCTGGTGGAGATACTACCTTTGAAATGCCCTGTCTCTTGGGGTCCTTCAGGCTCTCCCACCAGGCCTCCCTTCTGGATGCAGGCTTGGGACAGCCCCTGGGGATCCGAACTTGGGGTCTGAGCCTCTCTTTGGTTTGTGTCCCGGAGATTCCTGGAGAGACACTGTGTGCTGttccctttttctgcctcccccgcccccatagTGTCTGGCTGTTAGCAGGGGTCAGGAAATGGTCAGTAGCTGCAGTCCGGATCGAGGTAGTTGGCATACAAacacctccctccctgccccatgcCACCCCTCCCACCCTTTCACAAGGACTTACTAAGTGCCCCCAGGTCTGTGCTGGGCCTTGAGGACATACAGGGGACCAGCGGCAGCGTCCTAGTTATGGGGACAAGCTGGCATTTCCATGCACAGCTGGGATAGGAGGCGGCCCACGGCCACTGCAGAGCCCAGGGGAACACTGACCCAGCAGGGCAAGCCAGCATGTTTGCGGAGACACGACTGTGACCTCCACGCGGAGTCAGCGGGACTATGCGTTCCACAGCTAGCGAGACGAATGAGGCTCAGGTGGCAGACTCCCTGATGGGGTGGGGATGCATGCGGGGGCCGTTCCTGCAAGGGGTGACCCCTGAGAACCCTGTCTCTTTCTAGGTCAGCCATGTCATCTGAACCTCCTCCAcccccccagcctcccacccaCCAGGCTGCGGTCGGGCTGCTGGACACCCAACGTGCCCGTGATCGTTCACCGTCCCCTCTCCGGGGCAATGTGGTCCCCAGCCCGCTGCCCACCCGCCGGACGAGGACCTTCTCTGCGTGAGTCTCAGGCTGGTCGGGGGAGGCTCTTTGAAACAGGTCTCCTGCCCGAGGCCAGAGAGTGTCTGgccatctctgtgcctcaatgtCCCTGCTGTCAAATGTGGATACTTGGGGTTGGGCTAAGAGTGAGGAACTGGGAAGGTGCCTTGTGAACTCTGGAGGACAGCCCCAGGCCCACTCGAGCCTGCCACGAGCTGGGGGCGAGGGATGGAGGTCACAACGGGTGGGAAATCACTGGGGTCTTAAATCATTGGGCTTTAACCACACATAAGCCTTTTTGCCTGTGAGACCTTGACttcctcagctgcaaaatggggacagtaGCAGGGGTGTCAACATCCCCCAGAGGccacacacagtgcctggcagatgCGGACCTCAGGCCCCATGAAtggaggctgctgctgctgttaaTAATTTGTCATCAGAGATGCTCAGAGAGCTTTTAGTCTAAATTTCTCCTTtcagacggggaaactgaggcccgagAAAATTTGCCAAGGTCATCCAGAGAGTCACTCTTACTGGGTTGTGTGTGAATAGCTCCAAGTTGTGCAGTGCGCAACCTGTGCAGCTATGCATGGGGGCCCCGGCCAGGACTCCCCGGGCACAGCTGTGGGCAGGGCCTGAGAGGAGCGGGGTGTGCCCCAGGGGAATGGGTGGCTGTCCTGGAGGGCTGCTGGGGGCCTCTCACACTTTCCCCCTCTATCAGGACGGTGAGGGCCTCACAGGGCCCTGTCTACAAAGGAGTCTGCAAATGCTTCTGTCGATCCAAGGGCCATGGCTTCATCACCCCGGCTGATGGCGGCCCTGATATCTTTCTGCACATCTCTGAGTGAGTCTGGGGCTTGGGTGGCCACTGTCTTTGCTCCTCAGCGTGTGTGTGACTGTGATGGTGCCGGGTACAGGATGTGAGGCCAGGGCGGTGTGACTGTTCAGGGCTGGGGTGGTGAGACTGTActcggtggtggtggtgtgtcGGATGCTGCCGGTGATGACGGTCTGCGTGTGCGTGCGCATGTATGTGCGCTTGTGTGTGCGCGTGTATGACGGTCAAGAACCACTAGGGTGAGGCTGAGTGCCTGTGCACCTGGTGGATGGGATGGGGGTGCCCCAGTGAATTGGGGGAGCTGTGTTTGACCTTGAGGCGGTTTCCTGCCCTACTTTGGGGGAAGAGGCCTGGTGAAGCTGGGGGCTGCCCGGCCCCTCTGCTCCAGGAAGGAAGTTTGGAGCTGTACCCTTTCTCCAGCCACTTGTTCACTGATGTCCTTCCTTCCTGAGTGTCTGGAAGCCCTTGGAGGGCCCAGACTGGGGTCCTCACAGCCTCGGACGGGGCTGGAGAACGTGCTGCAGCCGGTGCTTCACTTCCCATCTTCTCGGGAGCCTTCAGCTATTTGGGGACCCGGTCTGGCACCCCCACTCCTACCCCATCCTTTGGCCTCAGCACCCCCTGATCTTTTATTTCAGTCTATAAAGACATCCTGCCCTGCACAGCACACCTGGCATTATATAGAAAGCACACTTGAAAATAGGGTCCTATCGCATATGTCTGCCGTGATGGGAGAGTCACCCTTTCTtttccaccctccacccccacccacatcGGGTCTTAAATAGGTCCCCTGTACAGCAGAGACCTGAGGAAGACGCTAAAGCAATGCATT encodes:
- the CARHSP1 gene encoding calcium-regulated heat-stable protein 1 isoform X1, with amino-acid sequence MRVLGCRERGSAMSSEPPPPPQPPTHQAAVGLLDTQRARDRSPSPLRGNVVPSPLPTRRTRTFSATVRASQGPVYKGVCKCFCRSKGHGFITPADGGPDIFLHISDVEGEYVPVEGDEVTYKMCSIPPKNEKLQAVEVVITHLAPGTKHETWSGHVISS
- the CARHSP1 gene encoding calcium-regulated heat-stable protein 1 isoform X2, producing the protein MSSEPPPPPQPPTHQAAVGLLDTQRARDRSPSPLRGNVVPSPLPTRRTRTFSATVRASQGPVYKGVCKCFCRSKGHGFITPADGGPDIFLHISDVEGEYVPVEGDEVTYKMCSIPPKNEKLQAVEVVITHLAPGTKHETWSGHVISS